From the Danio aesculapii chromosome 9, fDanAes4.1, whole genome shotgun sequence genome, one window contains:
- the xirp2b gene encoding xin actin-binding repeat-containing protein 2, which yields MAVYQAAAAKQDRTGFSSAVMEEAEVCSLPGGLASIRRQFETESRSSVHTVTQIQHSHRAVQEVSDSSVLSVSSSTASRQASQQVFLQDERSARDQIAHKREMMSSYENHNNQTEEDEYYPKLSTKELAQHFEKTIEEAAPSKKIKIERDKSRAQLQSDVSASHQTMKTEIASTLNSVSTDKAELVEPLITFDDEYVGDEEDLEYLPPPPPDLLEEPSDDAEIFPEPPTQPVKHAVNREQHFRQRELLELKRLCKHIHPDVRKDLEKDFYNDEDIEAVGDVQEAAYQFEHTGSNSNGSPDREYLEWDEILRGEVQSMRWMFENKPLDCIKDDSDNEEESRKIGQQEFVAGGDVRNTALMFEMQPIDEVGQKRDSKRNYLVNEVGKRDVRAAAWLFETKPMDTLNKLHTDDEQTKEVIFTHEATEGDMKSVRYIFENQEMDSLGDTETMDEKQLLSLKSVLEEIKSEVKKIIWMFETQCMCVMREHSGEMVLITSVRREETEKGDIKTSRWLFETQSLNDIEMDISQVRLISSVSMEDNHMGDAKRGRWLFETKRLDSINSQWERLQNQQKEILGADVRKHCMVFETQPMDTLKDDANSRPVATEQIIGGNVRSVRHLFENAPPDELKELPEVGKLQKWPVYEEEQGDLRHQKWKFENKALEIIQDEDNEVNRLKTVALEEEKGDVVHQRWLFENQRLEDIQEEKKVFIKTIDSERIDKSYKGDVRKNCWVFETQPMYTLKDDSNARPASAEEIIGGDVQSARHFFETAPKDEIKELAEVGKLKTMMTSEERGDVRHQKWLFESQPLEQIREERKEITKTVNLEDIENVDVRNYKQIFETNDLSQYNESQRIQVEGVTTGSVRSNKDLFESLPLYALQDSSGHYHEVRTVRREEIVKGDVRSCQWMFETRPIDQFDESISKFQIIKGITQQEVESGDVKTAKWLFETQPLDAIKYFSNIEDDECVTKETADIVKGDVKTCKWLFETKPIDTLYEREELKSTKDSDEVQKGDVKTCTWLFESQTLDAIQDNSEKLLQIRTVNQEDIHGKDVRMARFLFETENLENIAGEDREAFKSVTEIDIQSGDVSRMKYIFETQSSDVMSSTSEDFMRQLRSAQAEDIQKGNVGNCKWLFENQPIDEISENPSELKGARMIQDVQGGNVDKGRFIFETCSLDKIQDSEAKIGKLQKVMREDEEKGDVKTYAMMFETQPLYAIQDKEGHYHEVTTLTKEEIQRGDVVGARWLFETKPLDSIRETDEVYILKAVTQEDIHSGDVSSARWRFETQPLDKIAEDAKISIKTVEDIQGGDVKTNKQRFESDAMSQKLVRTVSMSEIHKGDVRTAKWMFETHTIDQIHAEKSEEEMNTVVLEEQLKGDVKQSVWLFEKNPLDHINESEEHIQVIAEDIPKADVKSTTWLFETTPFTEFNESRVEKTEIVGKSVKATLDELYTQKMVDSKGIIIEADEIGDVRMAKYNLMNKDAPEIQKEEIIKGDLQNIMINLLNRQEKTEEKIIINAEERGDISGTVQQLLQEHSVTSVEKEEIIRGDIQEAINNLLKEESTGKRGILIQEDERGDIRMTIYSLFNSHEESSTEKEYIVSGNVKGCLERLCNPDNEEIARIKVEETERGKVSFYSTCIESGALDYLRKLQVEPDEGDLDRIEKEEIIGGDIKETKLILTRNQAQIGRLVDREDIVPGDVHNTVKVFMTEPQVSFEHLQKEEIVRGDLQAALNSLTQSINQAVVLEKEEVVKADLPMTLRSLEEAQNQPKEVEKPEIIPGNIKGALQSLKDSSYSKVEVVVEDLVPGDIKGTLKSLEEAKHAVREVEKEMIVKGDIHNAIQSLQEASNERKVCQQEIGVQGDVKGKIQLLLEPPPSPRMQRRASTEGDVKLSIKSLYDTQEQVQSEKEEVIKGDVKGTIKSLMETARRSSPTIPRREPIRKVKVPAKAPSPSVKDIPAQRPTPAVKNLDMSSESQSTHKQSMQNRYGSQESSTISGHTTTCCQETKTTVLEHKTIVQTHGVKTLKTDFRNLKKSGCRGLIRLDKRKKQDMCMPPPLLDPEPPLPPPPSPPPDYDSISFPTPPPSIRGDHDLPLPPTPPPGDPAKTELDNLPPPPSPSPLPPAPPTAELDLLPPPPTEQELDILPLPSLTPSKPTKMTVKPVKAPMLCKVPKLEPAISFEQINVHSVEESRKNVTTLSARSTVLSSKSQSAFTKQPPESPRPPKKVFTNLMLTPPPSPPPVCKSPVSKFKTPLIQAEQKYRQQREESCTPPPPPSRSPAFEILMHESVSAALEMLSSESTSTVQSEASISFDFTQERAQKSVTKSESATDSYDSSKHTALSNAPPSKALIAATNEQSPPESPVTSSVKQSIISNQSSLGSSGQQQTTSTSTKRKKKRSMTTNIQQVTKTVIKSIDKDEITASVITDRSQSAPTNASETVEKDVSSISLSEDKTKEESLPKKNQEKSSSDRSKPNKETQIKDAEQKPQKADSQKVKKINKSVKLESSEKATAEQDNIQVKESRERSPTETEGKVEKMAKEKPVEEPPAAPKKKRRSKNKKDREAAQSNNTASVSPTEAIPAEPKWPVLTSDEKQEEITVVQTQRTVQAGHAEFYKEVIKTESTVQQQSIQEEGMAVQLQKQAGGSQQIPEESKDESRNVPIKMTGKSAQKEPAESSAESADTSLRQAEVQKMLSHISELQGVAGKMDSKSVKTLLNEMPAWLLGPVEKSDLEEAVAEHNEQKLKEILTHVKNVLMLFDGTIEKHECEATSEKIVASGTTQRISKISIGSTKCETQRVVKEETKTTRKSRKQQMSNTTTLDSRGPSPSLRMRSPSPTFITIESTRRTDSPQRAAPSPSPTPPTPPPRRSETPSSRISRASPSPTASRADSLTRLRKATATLSRGASPDPVSHVVVSGKKSEIVESPATFHRQIQIDSKSVEEKKVKMTSSETAVVSIEDKQVKETHASFQTSVMSINANISGDVFNILEHSGASKEDVKSKSAIKEVEKVSEVDLSGQAKTIETSEEKVGIRKDPIDITEKPGRETEDLELDTAKKARQQEDMAAFNIKDIKNVFEMSEQSSPIKALQNKQEEQESRVSEIASEGSKPELPPEREQCSQLSSPLPVRKDVKVDKSVDPTGFSETKTVTECYSSVDEFGTKIIGSTSTTMVSKHTESVTTQRAPFSYADAVKKKTSEVTASPEASAEELMKNFHKTWTESESVFKSLGVTDSSTKVRDVCGVQEEGLSHGRPDSRQKEVP from the exons TCCGCACGTGATCAAATCGCTCATAAACGGGAGATGATGTCCAGTTATGAGAATCATAACAATCAAACAG AGGAGGACGAGTATTATCCAAAGCTCTCCACTAAAGAACTGGCACAGCATTTCGAGAAGACTATTGAAGAAGCAGCCCCTAGCAAGAAAATCAAG ATTGAACGTGACAAAAGCCGTGCACAACTGCAATCAGATGTCAGCGCATCCCATCAAACCATGAAGACTGAGATAGCAAGCACTCTGAATAGTGTTTCCACAGATAAAGCAGAACTTGTCGAACCATTGATTACTTTTGATGATGAATATGTCGGCGATGAAGAAGATCTGGAGTATCTGCCACCACCTCCACCCGACTTACTGGAGGAGCCTTCAGATGATGCAGAGATCTTCCCTGAACCTCCAACACAACCAGTGAAACACGCAGTGAACAGAGAGCAACACTTCAGACAGAGGGAGCTACTTGAACTGAAACGTCTTTGCAAACACATTCACCCTGATGTCAGGAAAGACCTGGAAAAAGATTTCTACAATGATGAGGACATCGAAGCTGTTGGCGATGTTCAAGAGGCCGCGTACCAGTTTGAACACACCGGAAGCAACTCAAACGGAAGCCCGGATCGTGAATATCTGGAGTGGGATGAGATTCTGAGAGGCGAAGTGCAGTCCATGCGTTGGATGTTTGAGAATAAACCTTTGGATTGCATTAAGGATGACTCGGACAATGAAGAGGAAAGCAGAAAGATTGGTCAGCAGGAGTTCGTCGCAGGAGGTGATGTTAGAAACACGGCTTTGATGTTTGAGATGCAGCCTATTGATGAGGTGGGACAGAAACGGGATTCTAAACGGAACTACCTTGTGAATGAAGTAGGAAAAAGAGATGTGCGTGCCGCTGCCTGGTTGTTTGAGACAAAGCCAATGGATACACTAAATAAACTTCACACTGACGATGAGCAAACCAAAGAAGTAATCTTCACACATGAAGCCACAGAAGGGGATATGAAGTCTGTGAGGTACATATTTGAAAACCAAGAAATGGATTCTTTGGGTGACACAGAAACCATGGATGAAAAGCAGCTGCTGAGCTTAAAGTCTGTACTGGAGGAGATCAAGTCAGAAGTCAAGAAAATCATATGGATGTTTGAGactcagtgcatgtgtgtgatgaGGGAACACTCTGGCGAAATGGTTTTGATTACTTCTGTGCGTCGAGAGGAGACTGAGAAAGGAGACATCAAAACATCGAGATGGCTTTTTGAGACGCAGTCTTTGAATGATATCGAAATGGACATTTCTCAGGTCAGGCTCATCTCTAGTGTATCCATGGAGGACAACCATATGGGTGATGCAAAAAGGGGAAGATGGCTGTTTGAGACAAAGAGGCTTGACTCTATAAACTCACAGTGGGAGAGACTGCAGAATCAGCAGAAAGAGATTCTTGGGGCGGATGTGCGCAAACATTGTATGGTGTTCGAGACGCAGCCGATGGATACACTTAAAGATGATGCCAACTCTAGACCTGTCGCCACAGAACAGATTATTGGAGGTAACGTTCGCTCTGTGAGACACTTATTTGAAAATGCTCCACCGGATGAACTGAAAGAGCTTCCAGAAGTAGGAAAACTACAAAAATGGCCTGTATATGAGGAAGAGCAAGGTGATCTGAGACACCAGAAATGGAAGTTTGAGAATAAAGCACTGGAGATCATCCAAGATGAAGACAATGAGGTAAATCGACTTAAAACTGTAGCATTAGAGGAAGAAAAAGGTGATGTAGTACATCAGAGATGGCTGTTTGAGAACCAACGTTTGGAAGACATTCAAGAGGAAAAGAaagtatttataaaaacaatcGATTCTGAACGTATTGATAAAAGTTACAAGGGTGATGTCCGTAAAAATTGTTGGGTGTTTGAGACACAACCGATGTATACATTAAAGGATGATTCCAATGCCAGACCAGCAAGTGCAGAGGAAATTATAGGAGGTGACGTTCAGTCTGCCAGACACTTTTTTGAAACTGCTCCAAAAGATGAGATAAAAGAGCTTGCAGAGGTGGGGAAACTCAAAACAATGATGACATCTGAGGAGAGAGGAGATGTACGACACCAAAAGTGGCTGTTTGAGAGCCAGCCACTGGAACAGATAAGAGAGGAGAGAAAGGAAATTACAAAAACTGTGAATCTGGAGGATATCGAAAATGTGGATGTGAGAAATTACAAGCAAATATTTGAAACAAATGATTTAAGCCAGTATAACGAAAGTCAGAGGATTCAGGTTGAGGGCGTCACCACTGGTTCTGTGAGATCAAATAAAGATCTGTTTGAGTCCCTGCCATTATACGCTTTGCAAGACAGCTCTGGACATTACCATGAGGTCAGAACTGTAAGGCGCGAAGAAATCGTCAAAGGAGATGTCAGAAGCTGCCAGTGGATGTTTGAAACTCGCCCTATTGACCAATTTGATGAGAGCATCTCTAAATTCCAAATCATCAAGGGCATAACCCAACAAGAGGTTGAATCTGGAGATGTCAAGACAGCAAAATGGCTTTTTGAAACACAGCCTCTCGATGCCATTAAGTATTTCAGCAATATTGAAGATGACGAGTGTGTTACTAAGGAAACAGCAGACATAGTGAAAGGTGATGTCAAAACCTGTAAGTGGCTTTTTGAGACTAAACCTATAGACACTCTGTATGAAAGGGAAGAGCTTAAGAGTACAAAAGATTCTGATGAAGTTCAAAAAGGAGATGTCAAAACATGCACTTGGCTTTTTGAATCTCAAACCCTTGATGCCATACAGGATAACTCAGAAAAGCTGTTGCAAATTCGCACGGTGAACCAAGAGGACATTCATGGGAAAGATGTCCGCATGGCACGATTCCTCTTTGAGACAGAGAACCTGGAGAACATCGCTGGAGAGGATCGAGAAGCATTTAAGAGCGTGACTGAGATAGATATACAGTCAGGGGATGTGTCTCGGATGAAATACATATTCGAGACCCAGTCTTCTGACGTGATGAGCTCAACCTCTGAGGACTTTATGAGACAGCTGCGAAGCGCTCAAGCTGAGGATATTCAGAAAGGAAATGTTGGAAACTGCAAATGGCTATTTGAAAACCAACCCATAGATGAAATATCTGAGAACCCCAGTGAGCTGAAAGGAGCTCGTATGATACAAGATGTACAGGGAGGCAATGTTGATAAAGGTAGATTCATTTTTGAGACCTGCTCGTTAGATAAGATTCAAGACTCTGAGGCTAAAATAGGAAAGCTGCAGAAAGTAATGAGAGAGGATGAAGAAAAAGGTGATGTGAAAACTTATGCCATGATGTTTGAGACTCAGCCTCTTTATGCCATCCAAGACAAAGAAGGCCATTATCATGAAGTGACCACGCTAACAAAAGAAGAAATACAAAGAGGTGATGTAGTAGGAGCCCGTTGGCTGTTCGAAACAAAGCCTCTGGACTCAATTAGAGAGACAGATGAGGTCTACATTCTAAAAGCGGTTACACAGGAAGATATCCACAGTGGTGATGTCAGCTCAGCAAGATGGAGGTTTGAAACCCAGCCCCTTGATAAGATTGCAGAAGATGCTAAAATATCAATCAAAACTGTCGAGGACATTCAGGGAGGAGatgttaaaacaaacaagcagcGTTTTGAATCTGATGCAATGTCTCAAAAGTTGGTGCGTACTGTCAGCATGAGTGAAATCCACAAAGGAGATGTCAGGACAGCAAAATGGATGTTTGAAACTCACACAATTGATCAGATCCATGCTGAAAAGTCAGAGGAAGAGATGAATACTGTTGTTCTGGAAGAACAGCTGAAGGGGGATGTCAAACAGTCTGTGTGGCTATTTGAGAAGAATCCTCTTGATCATATTAATGAGAGTGAGGAACATATACAAGTGATTGCTGAAGACATACCCAAAGCAGATGTGAAATCCACAACTTGGCTTTTTGAAACCACACCATTCACTGAATTCAATGAGAGCAGAGTCGAGAAGACTGAGATTGTTGGTAAAAGTGTCAAGGCCACCCTTGATGAATTGTACACCCAGAAAATGGTAGACTCCAAAGGTATCATCATAGAAGCAGATGAAATTGGAGATGTTCGCATGGCAAAGTACAACCTTATGAACAAAGATGCTCCTGAGATTCAAAAAGAAGAAATCATTAAAGGAGATCTGCAAAACATCATGATAAATCTTCTCAACAGACAGGAGAAAACAGAGGAGAAAATCATTATAAATGCAGAGGAGAGGGGCGACATCAGCGGAACCGTGCAACAGCTGCTCCAAGAGCACAGTGTCACCTCTGTGGAGAAAGAGGAGATAATAAGAGGTGACATTCAGGAAGCCATAAACAACCTGCTGAAAGAGGAGAGCACTGGCAAACGGGGCATTCTCATTCAGGAAGACGAAAGGGGGGACATTCGTATGACCATCTACTCTTTATTCAATTCTCATGAGGAATCAAGCACCGAGAAGGAATATATAGTCAGTGGTAATGTTAAGGGGTGCCTAGAGAGACTTTGCAATCCAGACAACGAGGAGATTGCGAGAATTAAAGTGGAAGAAACAGAAAGGGGAAAGGTGAGCTTTTATTCTACATGTATTGAGTCAGGTGCACTGGATTACCTCAGAAAGCTGCAGGTGGAGCCAGATGAGGGAGACCTGGATAGGATTGAAAAAGAGGAAATCATCGGGGGAGATATTAAAGAAACGAAACTCATCCTGACACGTAATCAAGCTCAAATTGGTCGTCTGGTGGACAGGGAAGATATAGTGCCTGGCGATGTTCATAACACAGTTAAGGTTTTCATGACTGAGCCTCAAGTCTCATTCGAACATTTACAAAAAGAAGAGATTGTGAGAGGAGACCTGCAAGCTGCGCTGAATTCACTGACACAGTCTATAAACCAGGCAGTTGTTCTGGAAAAAGAAGAAGTTGTTAAAGCTGATTTACCTATGACTCTGAGATCTCTTGAGGAGGCCCAAAATCAGCCCAAAGAGGTAGAAAAGCCAGAAATCATTCCTGGTAACATCAAAGGAGCACTGCAATCACTCAAAGACTCTTCTTACTCCAAGGTGGAAGTTGTCGTAGAAGATTTGGTGCCAGGTGACATCAAAGGTACATTGAAATCACTGGAGGAGGCCAAACATGCTGTAAGAGAGGTGGAGAAGGAGATGATTGTTAAGGGTGACATTCACAATGCAATACAGAGTTTACAAGAAGCATCAAATGAGAGAAAGGTTTGCCAGCAGGAGATTGGGGTCCAGGGAGACGTGAAAGGCAAAATTCAACTGCTACTAGAGCCTCCTCCATCTCCCAGAATGCAGCGCAGAGCAAGCACAGAGGGCGACGTGAAGCTTTCAATAAAGTCACTCTATGACACCCAAGAGCAAGTTCAATCAGAGAAAGAAGAGGTGATTAAAGGAGACGTTAAGGGTACAATAAAATCCTTAATGGAAACAGCACGCAGATCAAGCCCAACGATTCCCCGAAGGGAACCAATAAGAAAGGTCAAAGTTCCTGCTAAAGCCCCATCTCCATCTGTGAAAGACATCCCAGCACAGAGGCCCACCCCTGCAGTTAAAAACCTTGATATGAGCAGTGAATCACAGAGCACTCACAAGCAATCAATGCAAAACAGATATGGATCTCAAGAGAGCTCTACAATCAGTGGCCACACCACAACATGCTGCCAGGAGACAAAGACTACAGTGCTGGAGCACAAAACAATTGTTCAAACACACGGTGTCAAAACGCTGAAGACTGATTTCCGTAACCTCAAAAAAAGTGGCTGTAGGGGTTTAATCAGACTGGATAAAAGAAAAAAGCAGGACATGTGTATGCCACCTCCATTACTTGACCCGGAACCCCCtctgcctcctcctccatcaccCCCTCCAGATTATGACAGCATCTCATTTCCCACTCCTCCTCCGAGCATTAGAGGTGATCATGATCTTCCTCTTCCCCCAACACCTCCTCCTGGTGATCCAGCCAAGACAGAACTCGATAATTTACCTCCTCCACCATCTCCATCACCTCTTCCCCCTGCTCCACCTACAGCTGAGTTAGACCTCCTCCCTCCCCCTCCAACAGAGCAAGAGCTAGACATCCTTCCACTGCCCAGCCTAACACCATCCAAACCCACAAAAATGACTGTCAAACCCGTCAAAGCACCAATGCTTTGCAAAGTACCCAAACTTGAGCCAGCGATCTCATTTGAGCAAATAAATGTGCATTCTGTAGAAGAAAGTAGAAAAAATGTCACCACATTATCAGCCAGGTCCACCGTGTTGTCCTCTAAAAGTCAGTCTGCATTCACTAAACAGCCACCGGAGTCTCCGCGGCCTCCCAAGAAAGTTTTCACAAACTTGATGCTCACCCCACCCCCTTCTCCTCCTCCAGTGTGCAAATCCCCGGTAAGCAAATTCAAAACCCCATTAATACAAGCTGAACAGAAGTACAGACAGCAAAGGGAGGAAAGCTGCACACCGCCGCCACCACCATCACGCTCCCCAGCCTTTGAAATCCTCATGCACGAGTCAGTCAGTGCAGCCCTTGAAATGCTTTCTTCAGAGAGCACGAGCACGGTGCAATCAGAGGCAAGCATATCATTTGATTTCACTCAAGAGAGAGCTCAAAAGAGTGTGACCAAATCCGAATCAGCCACAGACTCATATGATTCATCCAAGCACACAGCTCTCTCAAATGCTCCCCCAAGCAAGGCTTTGATCGCTGCCACAAATGAGCAATCTCCTCCAGAATCTCCTGTTacttcctctgttaaacagagCATTATCTCTAATCAGTCATCGCTGGGCTCTTCAGGTCAGCAGCAGACCACCTCCACTTCAACCAAAAGGAAAAAGAAGAGATCTATGACAACCAATATACAACAGGTGACAAAAACGGTTATTAAAAGCATAGACAAAGATGAAATAACAGCCTCTGTCATAACAGACAGATCTCAAAGTGCTCCTACAAATGCATCTGAGACTGTCGAAAAAGATGTGAGCAGCATATCTTTATCTGAGGACAAAACAAAAGAGGAAAGTTTGCcaaagaaaaatcaagaaaaaagcTCATCTGATCGATCCAAACCAAACAAAGAGACACAAATTAAGGATGCTGAGCAGAAGCCACAAAAGGCAGACAGTCAAAAGGTAAAGAAAATTAATAAGAGTGTTAAACTGGAGAGCAGTGAGAAAGCCACAGCGGAGCAGGATAACATTCAGGTGAAAGAAAGCAGAGAAAGAAGCCCCACAGAAACAGAGGGTAAAGTGGAGAAAATGGCCAAAGAGAAGCCTGTAGAGGAGCCCCCTGCCGCTCCAAAAAAGAAAAGGAGGAGCAAGAATAAGAAAGACAGAGAGGCAGCCCAAAGCAACAACACCGCATCTGTTTCGCCTACAGAGGCCATACCTGCTGAGCCTAAGTGGCCAGTCTTGACATCAGATGAAAAACAAGAGGAAATCACCGTTGTGCAAACACAGCGCACCGTTCAAGCGGGACACGCAGAGTTTTACAAGGAGGTCATCAAAACTGAAAGTACAGTCCAACAGCAGAGTATCCAGGAGGAGGGCATGGCTGTGCAACTTCAAAAGCAGGCTGGTGGAAGCCAGCAGATTCCTGAGGAATCAAAAGATGAAAGCCGAAATGTTCCAATAAAAATGACAGGCAAATCTGCACAAAAGGAGCCTGCTGAGTCCTCGGCGGAGAGTGCCGACACATCTCTAAGACAAGCTGAAGTACAGAAGATGTTGTCTCATATCTCAGAGTTGCAGGGGGTTGCGGGAAAAATGGACTCTAAGTCTGTAAAGACGCTCCTCAATGAGATGCCTGCCTGGCTTTTGGGGCCCGTAGAGAAGAGCGATTTGGAAGAGGCAGTGGCTGAACACAACGAGCAGAAGTTGAAAGAAATTCTTACTCATGTTAAAAACGTTTTAATGCTCTTTGACGGCACTATTGAAAAGCATGAATGTGAGGCCACATCAGAAAAAATTGTTGCTAGCGGAACCACACAGAGAATTTCAAAGATTTCCATTGGTTCTACGAAGTGTGAAACTCAGAGGGTGGTCAAAGAGGAAACAAAGACAACACGTAAGAGCCGAAAGCAACAAATGAGCAACACTACAACTCTTGACTCCAGAGGTCCATCCCCATCTTTGCGCATGCGCTCACCTTCACCCACATTCATCACTATTGAGTCTACAAGGAGAACTGACTCACCACAGAGAGCAGCACCTTCACCTTCCCCAACGCCACCAACGCCTCCGCCACGCAGGTCTGAGACCCCAAGCTCTCGCATAAGCAGGGCTTCACCTTCACCTACTGCAAGCCGAGCGGATAGTTTGACCCGGCTTAGGAAGGCCACAGCTACGCTCTCCCGCGGAGCCTCGCCAGATCCAGTGTCCCACGTTGTGGTCTCAGGAAAGAAGTCCGAAATTGTGGAGTCACCTGCCACGTTTCATCGGCAGATCCAAATTGATTCTAAATCTGTTGAAgagaaaaaagtcaaaatgacATCCTCTGAAACAGCAGTAGTGTCGATAGAAGATAAACAGGTCAAAGAGACCCACGCATCCTTTCAAACATCAGTAATGTCGATTAATGCTAATATAAGTGGAGATGTGTTTAATATTCTTGAGCATTCGGGCGCAAGTAAAGAAGACGTCAAGTCTAAAAGTGCAATAAAAGAGGTGGAGAAAGTCTCAGAGGTTGACCTGTCTGGACAAGCCAAAACAATTGAGACGTCAGAGGAGAAAGTTGGTATTAGAAAAGACCCAATTGACATAACAGAGAAGCCTGGCAGGGAAACTGAGGACCTGGAGCTTGATACGGCGAAGAAAGCAAGACAACAAGAGGATATGGCTGCTTTCAACATCAaggatattaaaaatgtttttgaaatgagTGAGCAAAGTTCCCCCATCAAAGCACTACAAAACAAACAGGAGGAACAGGAGTCAAGAGTGAGTGAAATTGCATCTGAAGGTTCAAAGCCTGAGCTTCCTCCAGAGAGGGAACAATGCTCCCAGCTGAGCTCCCCTCTGCCTGTGCGCAAAGATGTGAAAGTAGACAAGTCTGTCGATCCAACAGGCTTTTCGGAGACAAAAACAGTCACTGAGTGTTATTCTTCTGTTGACGAGTTTGGCACTAAAATTATCGGATCAACAAGCACCACCATGGTTTCTAAACACACTGAGAGTGTTACGACACAACGGGCGCCTTTTTCTTATGCTGATGCTGTGAAGAAAAAGACGTCAGAGGTGACGGCATCACCCGAAGCTTCCGCAGAGGAACTGATGAAGAACTTCCACAAAACGTGGACAGAAAGTGAGAGTGTGTTCAAAAGCTTAGGTGTCACAG ATTCGAGTACCAAAGTCCGAGATGTGTGCGGTGTGCAAGAAGAGGGTTTATCCCATGGAAGGCCTGATAGCAGACAAAAAGAAGTTCCATAA